The genomic interval CCAAAAAAGACTCCTCGGCGGTAGTCGTACTCGTAAATGATGGGAAGGCTGATACGGCAAGATTCATTGACCTGGCTTTTGAGAAATTAAATAATAACCGCATTGAATACAAGACCTTTTCCGCCAAGATCGGGGTGGATTATGTAGGGGGCGACGGAAAGAAGTATGATGTAAATGTATTTGTCCGCCTATTCAAAGACAGTGTGGCCTGGTTCTCTGTCAACGGCGCGTTGGGTATTGAAGGCATGCGGGTATTGGTCACAAAAGACAGCATTTTCATCCTGAATAAACTCGATAAGGAATACCAGGCCCGCTCCATGGAATATCTTCAGGAGATCGTCTCCCTGCCTTTTGACCTCGGATCGATTCAGGATCTGATCATTGGTAACCCTGTATTCCTGGATACCAATTTTGTTTCCTATTCAACCTCTGCGAATATGATCTCCATGCTGAGCTATGGCGAATGGTTTAAACACCTGATCACCTTCAATGACAATGATCACCTGGTATTGAACAGCAAACTGGATGATGTGGATGTGCTCCGGAACCGTACAGCCTATTTGAATTATGCGGAATATGAAAATAAGAAAGGGGTTCCTTTTTCCACCAATCGAATAATTACTGTTACGGAGAAGACAAAATTGGATATAAAGCTTAATTTTAAGCAGTATGAGTTTAATGAAACGTTAACATTTCCCTTTACAATTCCTAAAAATTATACAAGGATCAATTAAGGGATAATTAAGCAACCAATTGACCGTTATATCTTTTTTACCGAAAACACACCAATACCCATGCAAAAGAAAATCTTTATCGGAGTCTGGATGTTATTGTTGACTGTGTCCGCTGTGGCCCAGGTGGAAAAAGAGAAGATCGAGAAGGAGAAACAGGAAATTCAGAACGAGATCAAAGAGATCGAAGGGATGTACAACAAGGTACAGGGTCAAACCCGGCAATCCATCAACCAGTTGGGGTTGATCAAACGCAAGCTCGACCTCCAGAACCGGGTATTGGGTACGATCAGCCGGGAGATCAAGTTTATCAACGACGACCTATATCTGAGCAATATTGAAATCTATCGGCTGCAGAAGCAGCTTGATACCCTAAAAGAACAATATGCCAAGAGTATCGTGTACACCTATAAGAACCGCGGTACCTTTAATTTTCTCAATTTCATTTTCTCCGCCAATGGTTTTGCCGATGCCTTGAAGCGTATCGCCTATCTGCGCAGCTACCGAACCTATCGGCAGCAACAGGTGGAGAATATCCAGGAAACTCAACGGAAGATCGAGCAACGCAAGGAGGAAATGATCGGTAAGAAAAACGAGAAGAACAAAGTACTGGATGCACAGGCCGATGAGGCCAAAAAGCTGGAAGGCACCAAACGGGAACAAAGTCTGGTGGTGAACCAACTGAAATCCAAACAAAAGGATATCGAGAAGGAACTCACGGCCAAACGCAAAAGGTTCCGTGATCTCCAGAACCAGATTGATGCGATCGTGCGAAGGGCCAAGGATGAAGCGATACGGGAAGCCAAACGAAAGGCTGCGGAAGAAGCAGCCAATAAACCCGCTGACAAGCCTAAGACTGGGAACGCGGATGTGGGGGCCGTCAACAATAAACCGACCACCGCTCCGGCGAAAACAAACTACCTGGACCTGACCGAAGCGGATGTTGCCCTGAATGATAACTTTGAACTGAATAAGGGTAAACTACCCTGGCCGGTTGTGGGGGATGTAAAACTCAAATTTGGCCGCTATGAATATTACCTCTCCGAGAAAAGCAAACCACTGATCGACGATAATCCCGGCGTTACTTTCTCCACCAATCCTGGGACTCCGGTAAAAGCGGTATTCAAAGGAGAAGTAGCGGGTGTGAGCCGTTTGGCCGATGAAGTGATCGTGGTGATCCGTCATGGAAAATATTTTACCACCTATAGCAACCTTACCGGGGTAACCGTTAAGAAAGGGGACCAGGTAAGCCAGGGACAGGTACTTGGCCGTGCAGGAAATGACGATGAAGGGAATGGCGGAAAAATCGACTTTATCCTGATGGATGAGAGTAAAAATGTGAACCCGGAAATCTGGCTCAGAAGAAAATAGTAAATTAAAGAAACCGCTCGTAAAGTTTCTCGTACACCGGAATGATATGATGTATATCAAACTGTCTGGCATGTTCTGCCGCCCGGGTCTTAAATCCTTTTAAGGTGGCATCGTCTCTCAGTATGCTCAGGGCTTGTTTGCTCATGGTTTCCACATCACCTACATCGCCCATATATCCCGTTACGCCATCTATATTGATTTCTTTTAATCCACCTGCATTGGTGGAAACAACAGGTACACCAGCTGCCATGGCTTCAAGGGCCGCCAATCCAAAGCTTTCGTATTCAGAAGTAAGGAGGAAGAGATCCGCAATAGCGAGAATATCTTCCATTTGTTCCTGTTTACCTACGAATTGGATATGATCACAAAGGTGCAGGCTGCGGCACAGTTCCTCCGCTGTCATCCGTTCAGGGCCATCACCCACAAAGAGCAATTTGGATGGGATCTCTTTTTGCACGCCGGCAAAAATCTTTACTACATCCTGTACCCTTTTTAATTTTCGGAAGTTGGAGGCATGGAGGAGAATACGTTCTCCATTGGGCGCGATCACTTTGCGGAAGGCGTCAAATGGTTTTTTCTGAAAACGGCTAACATCTACGAAGTTGTAGATAACCTCGATCTCCTTCGTGATCTTAAAATGGCTATAGGTCTCATCCCGCAGGTTATTGGATACTGCGGTAATGGCATCGCTTTCATTGATGGAAAAAGTAACCACCGGTTCATAGGTCTTATCGCGGCCTACCAAGGTAATATCGGTACCATGAAGGGTAGTGATAACCGGGATTTCCATTCCTTCTTTTGCGAGTATCTGTTTGGCCATATAGGCCGCCGCAGCGTGGGGAATGGCATAATGTACATGCAACAGGTCGAGCTGGTGATTCTTGATCACATCCACCAGGGTACTGGCCAGGGCCGTTTCGTAAGGTGGGTAATCAAATAAGGGGTAGGTAGGAACCTGGACCTCATGATACATAATGTTGGGAGTAAAAGCAGCCAGGCGTACGGGCTGTTGATAGGTGATAAAGTGCACCTGGTGGCCTTTATCGGCCAGGGCCTTGCCCAATTCTGTGGCCAAAACTCCGGAACCGCCAAACGTTGGATAACAAACAATACCGATCTTCATTTCAGGCGTAATATTAAGATAATTTGTGCAAGTTAAACAGGAATAAACGTGAATGGTTCCACCAGTCATCAAATATTTGTTACAAAAACAGCGATTCTTTAGCTTTAAGCCAAAACCAACTGCAATGAGAAAACCAGCCCTTTTGTTTGGATTTTCTGTGATATTTATTTCTCTCTTTGGCCAAAACCCCGATTCTGTGGCCATTCGGCAGATTGCCAATGAGATACTTCAACATGGCAAAGCCTATTCCAATCTACATTTTCTATGTAAAAAAGTCGGTCCCCGGTTGAGTGGATCACCCAAGGCCGAAAAAGCGGTACAGGAAACAGCACGTATGTTACGCGAAGCAGGGGCCGATACAGTTTGGCTTCAACCCTGTATGGTTCCGCGATGGGAACGAGGCGCCAAAGAAAAGGGGATCGTGTATTGGGGTGGTTCGAAAAAGGAGCTTTCTGTCTGCGCCTTAGGCATGAGTATAGGAACACCCGCAGCCGGTTTAAAGGCCGAGGTAGTGGAGGTCGCAAATTTTGACGAATTAAAGGCCCTGGGGGCAGAAAAAGTAAAAGGGAAGATCGTTTTCTTTAATTATCCCATGCGCCCGGAATTGGTGCAAGGGGGGTATGGAGATGCGGTAAGGTACAGGAGCAATGGTCCCGTAGAGGCTGCTAAACTTGGCGCTGTGGCAGTCATGATCCGCAGTGTGACCCATGCGCTTGATAATAACCCGCATACCGGGGCAACACGATATCAATTGGGAGTGGATTCCATCCCCGCCCTGGCGTGCAGCACACTGGATGCGGAATGGCTGCACAACCTGCTGGCCAAAACAAAGAAGGTAGAATTATTTGTAAAAATGAATTGCCGCCATTATCCGGATGTGCCAAGCTTTAATGTGATCGGAGAAATAAGGGGAAGCGAAAGACCCGAGGAGATACTGACAGTAGGAGGTCACCTGGACAGTTGGGACCTGGGTGAAGGGGCACATGATGATGGAACCGGCTGTGTTCAAAGCATTGAAGTGATCCGTGCCATTAAGGCGCTGGGTTGGAAACCGAAACGCACCATCCGCGCTGTAATGTTTATGAATGAAGAGAATGGGTTGAGAGGCGGTCAGGCCTATGCTGATTTTGCCGAAAAAAATAAAGAAATGCACCTTTTTGCTGCCGAAAGCGATGCCGGAGGATTTGGGGTAGAGACATTGGGATTAAGCGGTAAGCCCGAACAGGTGGCAAAGATCCGGACCTGGTTACCCCTCTTCAGGCCCTATGGTGTGTATGATATGCCTGATGGTGGTGGTGGCGCAGATATTGGCCCCCTGCGCAGACTTGGCACGGTGATGTGCGGTGTTAATCCCAATAGCCAACGTTATTTTGACCACCACCATGCACCCAATGATGTATTTGAAGCAGTAAATAAAAGAGAACTGGAATTGGGAGCGATTGCGATGACAGCGATTGTTTGGCTGGTCAGCGAGAACGGGCTGTAGGAAATAAGAAATAAGGAATATAAAATAAGGAATAAGGAAGTAGGACAACCCCTTCCTTATTCCTTATTTTATATTCCTTATTTGTTCTTTACCAACAATTCTTCGGCACGATTAATTTCTCCAAACGGAAATTTATTGAAAACGGTATCCCACTGTTTCCTGATTTCAGGATTACACAGATTACCGATCGAGCCTTCGTGTGTGTGTTGAATATGGGTATCATAAGTAAAATGGCCATTTTCAATATCCAGTCCTACTTTTTTGTAGGCATCCCGAAAAGGCATTCCCTGGTTGACCAGTTTATTTACTTCCTCTACGCTAAACAGGTATTTGAATTTTTCATCCATCAGCAAATCCTTTTTAACCTCCATATGCTGGAACATCAGCCCTGCCATTTGAAGACAGTCACGCAAGGTAGAGAAAGCCGGAAATAAATGTTCTTTTAGCAATTGAAGATCGCGATGATAACCTGAAGGCAGATTGGTTGTCATCATCATGATCTCGTTGGGAAGCGCTTTGATCCGATTGCAATGACTTCGGATAAGTTCGAACACATCCGGGTTTTTTTTATGCGGCATGATGCTGCTGCCTGTGGTAAGTTCGGCGGGGAATGAAATAAACCCAAAGTGCTGATTCAGGAAAATGCAGGCATCCATACTCATTTTCGACAAGGTATCTGCCAGGTTGGCCAGCGCCTGTGCAACAATTCGTTCTGTTTTACCCCGGCTCATTTGAGCATAGACCACATTGTAATTCAGATCGGAGAAACCAAGTAAACGGGTGGTCAGGCTTCGGTTGATCGGGAAGGAAGAACCATATCCGGCAGCGGAACCCAGGGGATTTTTATTCACCACCTCATAAGCGGATTGAAGGGTGATGAGGTCATCAACCAGGCTCTCCGCATAAGCACCAAACCATAATCCAAAGGAAGAAGGCATGGCCAATTGCAGATGGGTGTAACCAGGTAACAGGTCGTCTTTATGTGCTTCGCTTTTTGTTTGCAGTAATTCAAAAAAGGGGGCGATGGTATGGACCAGGGATTCCAGTTCGTGACGCAGGTATAGCTTGATATCTACAAGCACCTGGTCATTGCGACTGCGAGCGCTGTGTATTTTCTTACCGGTATCCCCCAATTTCCTGGTCAAAATGAGTTCGACCTGGGAATGGATATCCTCTACACTTTCGTCCAATTGAAAATTCCCCTCGTCAATGTCCTGATAAATGGATCGAAGGGCAGACACCAATTCCTCCATTTCATCTTTTTGTAACAATCCCACCTTCTCCAGCATTATCACATGGGCAATTGAACCCAGCACGTCAAATGGTGCGAGTTGCAGGTCAAATTCCTTATCCCGGCCGACGGTGAACTTTTCGACCTGGGCGAGAGAGGCTTGGTTTTTTTGCCAGAGTTTCATGAGACACTAATTACACGAATAATACAAATTACACGGAAAACACGAATTACACGGATTTCAAGGAATAAACAAATTAAATGGATTTCATGGGTTATGCGGATTATAGGGAAATGGTATTGATCAGTTTGATATAGGTATCAATACCTTCTTTTATTTCAGCAAGGTAAATAAATTCGTCAGCGGTATGGCTGCGGGCACTGTCACCAGGGCCCATCTTGAGGGTAGGGAAGGGCATCAGGGCTTTATCAGAGGTCGTGGGTGAGCCATAATGATTCTTTCCCAGGGAAAGGCCTGCTTTTACCAGAGGATGATCGAGTGCAATGCTGGATGATTTCATCCGGGTGCTCCTTGGTTGGAAGCTGCTTTTCAGGTTCTGTTCGAGGATGGCGAGGACCTCCTCAAAACGGTAACATTCATTGACACGGACATCGATCACAAATTTGCACACCGGGGGTACCACATTGTGTTGCTGGTTCTCTGTTTGAATTATGGTAACCGTCATTCGCGTCGGGCCAAGAAGATCACTTTCCCGCTCAAATCGATAGGAACGGATCCATTGAATATCATCCAAAGCTTTATAAAGCGCGTTCTCTCCTTCGTTTCGTGCCGCATGACCGGCTTTTCCTTCTGCTGTGCAGTCAATGACCAATAAGCCCCGCTCGGCTACCGCCAGGTCTAATTTTGTAGGTTCACCAACTATACCAAAATCAATTGACCCCAGGTGGGGCAGGGCCATTTCGATTCCCTGTGTACCACTGATCTCCTCTTCGGCTGTTGCTGCCAACACCACATTGAATGCCAGATCCTGCCGTTCATGAAAATAGAGAAAGGCAGCGATCAATGATACCAGGCAACCACCGGCGTCATTGCTCCCCAAACCGTATAAGCGGCCATCTTTTTCAATGGGTTGAAAGGGGTCGAGGGTATATCCTTTATTTGGTTTTACCGTATCGTGATGGGAATTGAGTAAGAGCGTGGGTTTGGAATCGGAGTAGTATTTATTTTTTGCAAACACATTATTCCCTACCCTTGAATGAACAATATCCTTTTTGCCCAGATACCGGCAAAGAATACCGGCAGTCTCCGCTTCCTCTTTGCTAAAGGAAGGGGTGGCGATCAGTTCCTTTAATAACTGGACCGCTTCTGCGTATAATGTATCAATGTGTTTACTCATCCTGTATGGTTGTACCGGAACTGCCTTTGATCAGTTCGCTTAATTTTTCCGCTTTGCCGATGATTACTTTTTGCACCCCGCTTTTCAGGGCGGAGAAGGCATTGTCCAGTTTGGGGATCATGCCGGCAAATATTTTTTCTTCGGACTTTAATTGCTGATAAAAAGACGGGTTGATCACGGGGATCACCGTTTCATCATCATTGGCGTCGAGCAATACCCCGCTTTTCTCAAAGGAATAGACCAGGTGAACCGCATAGTCGCTGCTCATGGCGCGGGCGAGCTCCTGGGCGATGGTATCGGCATTTGTGTTTAATAATTGTCCCTCCTGATCGTGGGTAATGGGTGCAAATACGATCACCAGGTTTTGGCGCAGCAATCCATCAATGAGTTGGCGGTTGACCACATCCACATCCCCTACATAGCCAAAGTCAATCACCGGATGTTTACGTTTATGCGCGAGAATGGAATCACCATCAGCCCCGCAAAGCCCGATGGCATTGCATTGAAGGGATTGTAATTCGGCCACGATCGTCTTATTGACCAGACCGGCATAAACCATGGTGACGATCTGCAAGGTTTCTTTATCGGTGATACGTCGTCCATCGATCATTTTCTGGGATACACCCAATTTCTCCGCCAACCGCGTAGCGAGCTTGCCTCCTCCATGAACAAGAATCTTATGTCCATCGAGTGCCGCAAACTCCCGCAGGAAAGGGGTCAGTTTTTGTTCATCATCGATGATATTCCCCCCGATCTTGACGATGTATAGCGTTTCCATTATTTCGCGCTTTTCAGGATCTCAGCCAATACGGCTTGTGCAGCCCATACCCTGTTCGAGGCCTCTCTGGTCACCAGACTATGTGGCCCGTCGAGTATTTCATCGCTCAATTCTACATTTCTTCTGACCGGCAGACAGTGCATCACTTTTCCCTGATTGGTAAGTGCCAGTTTTTTATTGGTGAGCATCCATTTTGGGTCGCTTTCATAAATGCGCCCATAATCAGTATAGGTACTCCAGTTCTTTACATACACAAAATCGGCATTCTTAAGCGCTTTGTCCTGTTGGTACGTGATCTCAGCCTCTCCGGAGAATTGGGTATCGAGTTCATAATCCTTTGGATGGGTGATCACAAAATCAGCCTTACCCCAGGCATTGACCCACTGCGCAAAGCTATTGGCCACGCATTGGGGAAGCGGTTTGATATGGGGAGCCCAGGTCATTACGATCTTTGGTTTTCTTTTTTTCTTCCATTTCGCCATTTCTTCGGTCATCGTAATGATATCGGTCAGGCTTTGGAGAGGATGTAATGTCGCGCTTTCCAGGCTTACCACGGGTATCCCGGCGTATTTAATGAACTGCTGGATATATAGTTCGCTATAGTCTTCTTCTTTGTTTTTGAGTGTAGGAAAGGTACGAATGGCCAGGATATCAAAATAATGCCCAAAGATTGGCGCGGCATCTTTAACATGCTCCACGGTGGTACCACTCATGATGGCCTCTTCTTCAAATTCCAATTGCCAGCCTTCATTGCCGACATTAAATATGATCGGCTCCATTCCCAGGTTTTGCGCAGCGATCTGGGTGCTTAAACGTGTACGCATACTCGGATTGAGAAAAAGACAACCGATCCGCTTACCCGCACCGAGTTTTTTATCGGCAAAAGGGGCCTTCTTATAGGCCAGTGCCTTTTTAACCAATGCATCGATGTTGGTGACATCGTTTACAGAAATGAAGTGTTTCATTTAGTATAGTTATAAAACGAAAAGTTAATAGCTTTTGGCTATTAGCTATTAGCTGTTAGGGTCAGTTCTTCTTTCACGGCTTCAATAAAGTCTTCCGCATCGCGCTTTTTGAGGGCGAGAGAGGGAAGGAGCCGGATGACATTGGGTTTGGCTTCACCGGTAAAAATCTTTTGTTTCCAAAGAAGATTCTTCCGCAGGTCCTTGTTGTCCTCAGTCACGTCAAAACCGATAATGAGACCACGGCCACGGACATTGACTATCCCGGGAAGTTCTTCCAACTGTTCACGCAGGTATTTTCCAACCATCACGGCATTGCCGAGTAATTTCTCTTCTTCTATTACTTCCAACACGGCCAGAGCGGCAGCGCAGGCCAGGTGGTTACCTCCAAAGGTGGTGCCCAGCATGCCATGTTTGGATTTGAATTTCGGAGCGATCAGGATCCCACCAATGGGAAACCCATTTCCCATACCCTTGGCCATGGAATAAATATCTGCCTGAACACCGGCAAAATCATGACTAAAGAATTTCCCGCTGCGGCCATAACCACATTGTATGCTATCGGCGATATAAACGGCACCGTACTGATCGCATAGGGAACGGATCGATTTAAGGAATTTATCATCGGCAACATGGATTCCGCCCACCCCTTGTATGCCTTCGACAATTACAGAGGAGATCTCATTGCCCATTTCCTGGAAACAATCTTCCAATGCCTGGATATCGTTGAAGGGAAGAAAAACCACATTTGCGGTTTCATTTACCGGGGCAATAATGGCTTTGTTATCCGTAGCCGCTACCGCCAGGGAAGTGCGTCCGTGAAAAGACCGGGAAAAAGCGATGACCTTTTTTCGGCCAGTATGAAAGGAGGCGAGCTTCAACGCATTTTCATTTGCTTCAGCGCCACTGTTACAAAGGAACAGGTTGAAATCTTCTTTGCCGGACACTTTTCCCAGTTTATCAGCCAGTTGTTTTTGTAAGGGAATACGGACAGAATTAGAATAAAATGCCACTTTTTCTAACTGCTCCTCGATTCTCTTTACCCAATGGGGGTGAGTATGTCCAATGCTGATCACAGCATGACCACCATAAAGATCCAGGTACTGTTCTCCTTTTTCATCCCAAACATAAGATCCTTTGGCTTTTACGATGGTGATGTCGTTGATCGGGTAAACGTCGAATAAGTTCATCTACTTTGGTTTTTGGCTTTTAGCCTTTATCAGTTAGCAATAAATTTCAGGTTAAAAATATCCGGCTTTCAGATCCAATCCTTCTTCTTCATTCAAGCCTGACATTATATTCATGTTCTGTACGGCCTGACCACTGGCGCCCTTAATAAGGTTGTCAATTACCGAATGTACCACCAATATATCACCTTGTTTTTCGAGCTGGATGATGCACTTATTGGTATTCACTACCTGTTTCAAAAAGACGGGTTCGGTAGTGAGATGGGTAAAGGGATGTTGCTGATAGAAATTACGGTAAATATCCTCCAGTTCCGTCAGCGATTTGATACAGCGTACCTGGGAACTGATGAATATCCCTCTGGTAAAATCACCCCGCCAGGGTACAAAATGAATATTTGGTTCTGCAGCCCCTGCTTTATGCAGCGACTCTGTTATTTCGCCCAGGTGTTGGTGGGTTAGTGTTTTATATGCCTGGATATTATTGGCTCGCCAACTAAAGTGGGAGGTAGCCGATAAAGATTGCCCGGCACCGGTAGACCCGGTGATTCCTGTTGTGAAAACTTCTCCAAGTAATCCGTGGGCGGCCAGGGGAAGCAACCCGAGCTGGATGGCCGTGGCAAAGCAACCGGGATTGGCAATATGATTGGCCTTCCGGATGGATTCGCGGTTCAGTTCCGGCAGCCCATACACAAAAAGGCGGTCATCTCTTTGCGCGTCTTTCGCCAGCCGGAAATCATTGGCCAGGTCAATGATGCGTATCGATGCAGGTATTTTATTTTCGGCAAGGAAACGGGTGGATTCTCCATGACCGAGACAAAGAAAGAGCACATCAATATCAAAGTTCAGGTCAGCGGCAAACACGAGATCTGAATCCCCCAACAGATCAGGGTGAATGCTGTACAGGGGTTTGCCGGCATTGCTGCGGCTATGGATAAATGTGAGTTCAACCGACGGGTGACGTAGTAGTATACGAATTAATTCACCTCCGGTATAGCCCGCACCTCCGATGATACCAA from Chitinophagales bacterium carries:
- a CDS encoding DUF4292 domain-containing protein → MNKSLFLIAAFFSTLALFSCRSTKQIQTAIAKKDSSAVVVLVNDGKADTARFIDLAFEKLNNNRIEYKTFSAKIGVDYVGGDGKKYDVNVFVRLFKDSVAWFSVNGALGIEGMRVLVTKDSIFILNKLDKEYQARSMEYLQEIVSLPFDLGSIQDLIIGNPVFLDTNFVSYSTSANMISMLSYGEWFKHLITFNDNDHLVLNSKLDDVDVLRNRTAYLNYAEYENKKGVPFSTNRIITVTEKTKLDIKLNFKQYEFNETLTFPFTIPKNYTRIN
- a CDS encoding peptidoglycan DD-metalloendopeptidase family protein, whose translation is MQKKIFIGVWMLLLTVSAVAQVEKEKIEKEKQEIQNEIKEIEGMYNKVQGQTRQSINQLGLIKRKLDLQNRVLGTISREIKFINDDLYLSNIEIYRLQKQLDTLKEQYAKSIVYTYKNRGTFNFLNFIFSANGFADALKRIAYLRSYRTYRQQQVENIQETQRKIEQRKEEMIGKKNEKNKVLDAQADEAKKLEGTKREQSLVVNQLKSKQKDIEKELTAKRKRFRDLQNQIDAIVRRAKDEAIREAKRKAAEEAANKPADKPKTGNADVGAVNNKPTTAPAKTNYLDLTEADVALNDNFELNKGKLPWPVVGDVKLKFGRYEYYLSEKSKPLIDDNPGVTFSTNPGTPVKAVFKGEVAGVSRLADEVIVVIRHGKYFTTYSNLTGVTVKKGDQVSQGQVLGRAGNDDEGNGGKIDFILMDESKNVNPEIWLRRK
- the bshA gene encoding N-acetyl-alpha-D-glucosaminyl L-malate synthase BshA — translated: MKIGIVCYPTFGGSGVLATELGKALADKGHQVHFITYQQPVRLAAFTPNIMYHEVQVPTYPLFDYPPYETALASTLVDVIKNHQLDLLHVHYAIPHAAAAYMAKQILAKEGMEIPVITTLHGTDITLVGRDKTYEPVVTFSINESDAITAVSNNLRDETYSHFKITKEIEVIYNFVDVSRFQKKPFDAFRKVIAPNGERILLHASNFRKLKRVQDVVKIFAGVQKEIPSKLLFVGDGPERMTAEELCRSLHLCDHIQFVGKQEQMEDILAIADLFLLTSEYESFGLAALEAMAAGVPVVSTNAGGLKEINIDGVTGYMGDVGDVETMSKQALSILRDDATLKGFKTRAAEHARQFDIHHIIPVYEKLYERFL
- a CDS encoding M20/M25/M40 family metallo-hydrolase, whose amino-acid sequence is MRKPALLFGFSVIFISLFGQNPDSVAIRQIANEILQHGKAYSNLHFLCKKVGPRLSGSPKAEKAVQETARMLREAGADTVWLQPCMVPRWERGAKEKGIVYWGGSKKELSVCALGMSIGTPAAGLKAEVVEVANFDELKALGAEKVKGKIVFFNYPMRPELVQGGYGDAVRYRSNGPVEAAKLGAVAVMIRSVTHALDNNPHTGATRYQLGVDSIPALACSTLDAEWLHNLLAKTKKVELFVKMNCRHYPDVPSFNVIGEIRGSERPEEILTVGGHLDSWDLGEGAHDDGTGCVQSIEVIRAIKALGWKPKRTIRAVMFMNEENGLRGGQAYADFAEKNKEMHLFAAESDAGGFGVETLGLSGKPEQVAKIRTWLPLFRPYGVYDMPDGGGGADIGPLRRLGTVMCGVNPNSQRYFDHHHAPNDVFEAVNKRELELGAIAMTAIVWLVSENGL
- the argH gene encoding argininosuccinate lyase — its product is MKLWQKNQASLAQVEKFTVGRDKEFDLQLAPFDVLGSIAHVIMLEKVGLLQKDEMEELVSALRSIYQDIDEGNFQLDESVEDIHSQVELILTRKLGDTGKKIHSARSRNDQVLVDIKLYLRHELESLVHTIAPFFELLQTKSEAHKDDLLPGYTHLQLAMPSSFGLWFGAYAESLVDDLITLQSAYEVVNKNPLGSAAGYGSSFPINRSLTTRLLGFSDLNYNVVYAQMSRGKTERIVAQALANLADTLSKMSMDACIFLNQHFGFISFPAELTTGSSIMPHKKNPDVFELIRSHCNRIKALPNEIMMMTTNLPSGYHRDLQLLKEHLFPAFSTLRDCLQMAGLMFQHMEVKKDLLMDEKFKYLFSVEEVNKLVNQGMPFRDAYKKVGLDIENGHFTYDTHIQHTHEGSIGNLCNPEIRKQWDTVFNKFPFGEINRAEELLVKNK
- a CDS encoding M20 family metallo-hydrolase — protein: MSKHIDTLYAEAVQLLKELIATPSFSKEEAETAGILCRYLGKKDIVHSRVGNNVFAKNKYYSDSKPTLLLNSHHDTVKPNKGYTLDPFQPIEKDGRLYGLGSNDAGGCLVSLIAAFLYFHERQDLAFNVVLAATAEEEISGTQGIEMALPHLGSIDFGIVGEPTKLDLAVAERGLLVIDCTAEGKAGHAARNEGENALYKALDDIQWIRSYRFERESDLLGPTRMTVTIIQTENQQHNVVPPVCKFVIDVRVNECYRFEEVLAILEQNLKSSFQPRSTRMKSSSIALDHPLVKAGLSLGKNHYGSPTTSDKALMPFPTLKMGPGDSARSHTADEFIYLAEIKEGIDTYIKLINTISL
- the argB gene encoding acetylglutamate kinase translates to METLYIVKIGGNIIDDEQKLTPFLREFAALDGHKILVHGGGKLATRLAEKLGVSQKMIDGRRITDKETLQIVTMVYAGLVNKTIVAELQSLQCNAIGLCGADGDSILAHKRKHPVIDFGYVGDVDVVNRQLIDGLLRQNLVIVFAPITHDQEGQLLNTNADTIAQELARAMSSDYAVHLVYSFEKSGVLLDANDDETVIPVINPSFYQQLKSEEKIFAGMIPKLDNAFSALKSGVQKVIIGKAEKLSELIKGSSGTTIQDE
- a CDS encoding acetylornithine carbamoyltransferase gives rise to the protein MKHFISVNDVTNIDALVKKALAYKKAPFADKKLGAGKRIGCLFLNPSMRTRLSTQIAAQNLGMEPIIFNVGNEGWQLEFEEEAIMSGTTVEHVKDAAPIFGHYFDILAIRTFPTLKNKEEDYSELYIQQFIKYAGIPVVSLESATLHPLQSLTDIITMTEEMAKWKKKRKPKIVMTWAPHIKPLPQCVANSFAQWVNAWGKADFVITHPKDYELDTQFSGEAEITYQQDKALKNADFVYVKNWSTYTDYGRIYESDPKWMLTNKKLALTNQGKVMHCLPVRRNVELSDEILDGPHSLVTREASNRVWAAQAVLAEILKSAK
- a CDS encoding aspartate aminotransferase family protein, whose protein sequence is MNLFDVYPINDITIVKAKGSYVWDEKGEQYLDLYGGHAVISIGHTHPHWVKRIEEQLEKVAFYSNSVRIPLQKQLADKLGKVSGKEDFNLFLCNSGAEANENALKLASFHTGRKKVIAFSRSFHGRTSLAVAATDNKAIIAPVNETANVVFLPFNDIQALEDCFQEMGNEISSVIVEGIQGVGGIHVADDKFLKSIRSLCDQYGAVYIADSIQCGYGRSGKFFSHDFAGVQADIYSMAKGMGNGFPIGGILIAPKFKSKHGMLGTTFGGNHLACAAALAVLEVIEEEKLLGNAVMVGKYLREQLEELPGIVNVRGRGLIIGFDVTEDNKDLRKNLLWKQKIFTGEAKPNVIRLLPSLALKKRDAEDFIEAVKEELTLTANS
- a CDS encoding N-acetyl-gamma-glutamyl-phosphate reductase, producing MNSIKVGIIGGAGYTGGELIRILLRHPSVELTFIHSRSNAGKPLYSIHPDLLGDSDLVFAADLNFDIDVLFLCLGHGESTRFLAENKIPASIRIIDLANDFRLAKDAQRDDRLFVYGLPELNRESIRKANHIANPGCFATAIQLGLLPLAAHGLLGEVFTTGITGSTGAGQSLSATSHFSWRANNIQAYKTLTHQHLGEITESLHKAGAAEPNIHFVPWRGDFTRGIFISSQVRCIKSLTELEDIYRNFYQQHPFTHLTTEPVFLKQVVNTNKCIIQLEKQGDILVVHSVIDNLIKGASGQAVQNMNIMSGLNEEEGLDLKAGYF